A region of Methyloversatilis discipulorum DNA encodes the following proteins:
- the bufA2 gene encoding BufA2 family periplasmic bufferin-type metallophore produces MSKSHFGASIAAAAAAFALSGAVFAADMPAGSKGAAVAAGDKVHCYGLHACKGNSDCATAEHSCKGQNACKGHGFKATTAKECLGQGGTIGDLAAK; encoded by the coding sequence ATGTCCAAGTCCCATTTCGGCGCCTCGATCGCCGCCGCTGCCGCCGCCTTCGCCCTGTCGGGTGCCGTGTTCGCCGCCGACATGCCGGCCGGCAGCAAGGGCGCCGCTGTCGCCGCTGGCGACAAGGTGCATTGCTACGGTCTGCATGCCTGCAAGGGCAACAGCGACTGCGCAACCGCCGAACACAGCTGCAAGGGTCAGAACGCCTGCAAGGGTCACGGCTTCAAGGCCACCACCGCCAAGGAATGCCTGGGCCAGGGCGGCACCATCGGCGATCTGGCCGCCAAGTAA
- a CDS encoding tyrosine-type recombinase/integrase, with protein sequence MTTAALPIPLRPLDEITVPEALDGHDGVNRADRARLQIGAQTDIEAIRCFLVEYDRSPGTHRIYQRECERLLLWSLIECGRPLSSLNRQDFEGYLHFLADPQPAALWCGPKVQRVRAEWRPFVGPLSESAVLTAIAAINSLMSYLVDAGYLAGNPLGLIRQRRRKLSLEKNGPAHVIAQTEEMQKVERFLDAEMWQAVTQAIEAMPRDTDGERDEYERARFIAALLYMLAPRAGELESHRMNSFREERGRWWWHVVGKGGKQAKVPVADDMVHALVRYRKHLGLSAMPKRTDLTPLLVSIKDRSPITARRLNQILKKIFYAAAELLPEISEHKREKLRAASAHWGRHTGITAKLDSGMNERYVQKDARHTDARTTQRYIHEEEERWHDEAQKQQLPWASPEKVSPSK encoded by the coding sequence ATGACGACCGCCGCACTCCCGATTCCCCTGCGTCCGCTCGACGAGATAACCGTGCCGGAAGCGCTCGACGGCCACGACGGCGTGAACCGCGCCGACCGCGCGCGGCTGCAGATCGGCGCGCAGACCGACATCGAGGCGATCCGCTGCTTCCTCGTCGAGTACGACCGCTCGCCCGGCACTCACCGCATCTACCAGCGCGAATGCGAGCGGCTGCTGCTGTGGTCGCTGATCGAGTGCGGCCGGCCGCTGTCCAGCCTGAACCGGCAGGACTTCGAAGGCTATCTGCACTTTCTCGCCGACCCGCAGCCGGCCGCGCTGTGGTGCGGCCCCAAGGTGCAGCGCGTGCGCGCCGAGTGGCGGCCATTCGTCGGGCCGTTGTCGGAATCGGCGGTGCTCACCGCGATCGCCGCCATCAACTCGCTGATGAGCTATCTGGTCGACGCCGGCTACCTCGCCGGCAACCCGCTGGGGCTGATCCGCCAGCGGCGGCGCAAGCTGTCGCTGGAAAAGAACGGCCCGGCGCACGTGATCGCGCAGACCGAGGAAATGCAGAAGGTCGAGCGCTTCCTCGACGCCGAAATGTGGCAGGCAGTCACCCAGGCCATCGAGGCGATGCCGCGCGACACCGACGGCGAGCGCGACGAATACGAGCGCGCCCGCTTCATCGCCGCCCTGCTCTACATGCTGGCGCCGCGCGCCGGCGAGCTGGAATCGCACCGCATGAACAGCTTCCGCGAAGAGCGCGGCCGCTGGTGGTGGCATGTGGTCGGCAAGGGTGGCAAGCAGGCCAAGGTGCCGGTGGCCGATGACATGGTCCACGCGCTGGTGCGCTACCGCAAACACCTCGGCCTGAGCGCCATGCCCAAGCGCACCGACCTGACGCCGCTGCTGGTGTCGATCAAGGACCGCAGCCCGATCACCGCGCGCCGGCTGAACCAGATCCTGAAGAAGATCTTCTACGCCGCCGCCGAACTGCTGCCGGAAATCTCGGAGCACAAGCGCGAGAAGCTGCGCGCCGCCTCCGCCCACTGGGGCCGGCACACCGGCATCACCGCCAAGCTCGACAGCGGCATGAACGAGCGCTACGTGCAGAAGGACGCCCGCCACACCGACGCCCGCACCACGCAGCGCTACATCCACGAAGAGGAAGAGCGCTGGCACGACGAAGCGCAGAAGCAGCAGCTGCCCTGGGCGTCGCCAGAAAAAGTTTCTCCGTCGAAGTAA